In Salinirussus salinus, the following proteins share a genomic window:
- a CDS encoding Gfo/Idh/MocA family protein, whose translation MTYRIGFVGTGNPDGDGFAMAYRHAAGYQRLDGCEVVACADLDADNARRFAAEHGIPETHVYGDHETMVKSAEPDIVSVAVPPPVHADVVVDIARSGVTDAVHCEKPMALTWAGARRMAEVCERAGVQLTVNHQLRFGRPYRETKRLLDSGAVGDPVRIEFHEQNLYDSGTHAFDLANFYVDQTPVEWALGQIDYSTENVLFGTHNENQGLAQWRYENGVYGIASTGRGESFVDAYLRVEGTDGTLEVGDDGTLRYRRDGRGWEKVETGPDGRYFPDPSTPKRVTEALTRKVSDRLADRLHTPAYTERAVEDVVTSLREGTTPELAAEKALDAAELIFATWESARRRGRVEFPLEVDDNPLEAMVESGDLHPEPAESPSP comes from the coding sequence GTGACGTACAGAATCGGGTTCGTCGGTACGGGGAACCCCGACGGGGACGGGTTCGCCATGGCGTACCGGCACGCGGCGGGCTACCAGCGACTCGACGGGTGCGAGGTCGTCGCCTGCGCCGACCTCGACGCCGACAACGCACGGCGATTCGCGGCGGAGCACGGGATCCCGGAGACCCACGTCTACGGGGACCACGAGACGATGGTGAAGTCTGCCGAACCCGACATCGTGAGTGTCGCCGTTCCGCCTCCGGTCCACGCCGACGTTGTCGTCGACATCGCCCGGAGCGGGGTCACGGATGCGGTCCACTGCGAGAAGCCGATGGCGCTGACCTGGGCGGGAGCCAGACGGATGGCCGAGGTCTGTGAGAGAGCGGGGGTCCAGCTGACGGTCAACCACCAGCTCCGGTTCGGGAGGCCGTACAGGGAGACGAAGCGGCTGCTCGATTCGGGTGCAGTCGGCGACCCGGTCCGGATCGAGTTCCACGAGCAGAACCTCTACGACTCCGGGACACACGCCTTCGACCTCGCGAACTTCTACGTGGACCAGACGCCGGTCGAGTGGGCGCTGGGGCAGATCGACTACTCCACGGAGAACGTCCTGTTCGGGACGCACAACGAGAACCAGGGTCTCGCCCAGTGGCGCTACGAGAACGGCGTCTACGGGATCGCGTCGACCGGCCGCGGCGAATCCTTCGTCGACGCCTACCTGCGAGTGGAGGGAACGGACGGGACACTCGAGGTCGGGGACGACGGGACACTCCGTTATCGGAGGGACGGCCGGGGGTGGGAGAAAGTCGAGACCGGTCCGGACGGACGGTATTTCCCGGACCCGAGCACCCCGAAGCGGGTGACCGAGGCGCTGACGAGGAAGGTATCCGACCGGCTCGCCGACCGCCTCCACACGCCGGCGTACACTGAACGCGCGGTCGAGGACGTCGTCACGTCACTCCGCGAGGGGACCACGCCGGAACTGGCCGCGGAGAAGGCGCTGGACGCCGCCGAACTCATCTTCGCGACCTGGGAGTCCGCACGCCGGCGCGGCCGCGTCGAGTTCCCCCTCGAGGTCGACGACAATCCGCTCGAGGCAATGGTCGAGTCCGGCGACTTGCACCCAGAGCCAGCCGAGTCCCCCTCGCCATGA
- a CDS encoding glycosyltransferase family 2 protein, producing the protein MTEDSGWDRRVSGLSDRHRREVDSSFDDPPARPVAASVVIVTYRTAREELEALVDGLAGQSTDEFETIVVDNGNGWPVDRLVRDLDSLSAYVKLRRNCGVTVARNIGARIAASDVVVFLDDDAVPGRDFVDAHLRLQDGDIVGVRGRVATTEDTFYNRYQWWYDLGDEPKPYHLNTEGNSSYDREAFLSVGGFDEGLASRAGHEGTDLTYRLVDSGGYDRDQFMYHPDPVVYHDMDSDPVSYLKKRTTRRYHRQRLLDRRPGLAEFARSYDDPEADLAVESYRDRLLAMAFRGLSRLGCRLIMLKRGVFMRLPLGNRATE; encoded by the coding sequence GTGACCGAAGACAGTGGATGGGACAGGAGAGTCTCCGGGCTGTCAGACCGCCACCGTCGCGAGGTCGACTCGTCCTTCGACGACCCCCCGGCCCGCCCGGTCGCGGCCTCGGTAGTGATAGTCACCTACCGGACCGCCCGGGAGGAACTCGAGGCCCTCGTCGACGGGCTCGCGGGACAGTCCACCGACGAGTTCGAGACGATCGTCGTCGACAACGGGAACGGCTGGCCCGTCGACCGGCTCGTTCGTGACCTCGACAGCCTCTCGGCGTACGTCAAGCTGCGCCGGAATTGCGGCGTCACGGTAGCGCGCAACATCGGCGCCCGGATAGCTGCGTCCGACGTCGTGGTGTTTCTGGACGACGACGCGGTACCCGGCCGCGATTTCGTCGACGCACACCTCAGGCTCCAGGACGGGGACATCGTCGGCGTTCGGGGGCGAGTGGCGACGACCGAGGACACCTTCTACAACCGGTACCAGTGGTGGTACGACCTCGGGGACGAACCCAAACCGTACCACCTCAACACAGAGGGGAACTCGTCGTACGACCGCGAGGCCTTTCTCTCGGTCGGCGGCTTCGACGAGGGACTCGCGAGCCGGGCGGGCCACGAGGGGACCGACCTCACCTACCGGCTCGTCGACTCCGGCGGCTACGACCGCGACCAGTTCATGTACCACCCGGACCCGGTCGTCTACCACGACATGGACTCGGACCCGGTGTCGTACCTGAAAAAGCGGACGACGAGACGGTACCACAGACAGCGGCTCCTCGACCGTCGTCCCGGGCTCGCGGAGTTCGCACGGTCGTACGACGACCCGGAGGCGGACCTGGCCGTCGAGAGCTACCGGGACAGGCTTCTGGCCATGGCCTTCCGGGGCCTGAGCCGGCTCGGCTGTCGACTGATAATGCTGAAACGGGGTGTGTTCATGCGCCTGCCGCTTGGCAACAGGGCGACCGAGTGA
- a CDS encoding glycosyltransferase family 2 protein produces the protein MADSTDATVVVGIPAYNEEGAVGDVVRQAREHASIVVVADDGSSDRTVSRAAAAGAEVVRHEENRGYGAALGTLFRTAAELDADHLVVVDADGQHDPADIPDLVETQRASGAEVVIGSRFLGDSETDAPLYRRFGLVVINSIVGAGLKFGYSVSRIRDTQSGFRAYDATAVRTLAERELSDGMDASIDILFQAADESFEFAEVPVEVTYDVEEANTHNPILHGAVLVRNAVSRIVLDRPGRSLGVTGTLCLLVGVALGGILGLNTPVTGLIPGVVATALVLAGGSLIGAAVAVGGLAGTD, from the coding sequence ATGGCCGACTCGACAGACGCGACCGTCGTGGTCGGTATCCCTGCATACAACGAGGAGGGAGCGGTCGGAGACGTCGTCCGGCAAGCGCGGGAGCACGCCTCGATAGTCGTGGTGGCTGACGACGGGAGCAGCGACCGGACGGTGTCGCGGGCGGCAGCAGCCGGCGCCGAGGTCGTCAGACACGAGGAGAACAGGGGATACGGCGCGGCACTGGGGACGCTGTTCCGCACTGCCGCGGAACTCGACGCGGACCACCTCGTCGTGGTCGACGCCGACGGGCAGCACGACCCCGCGGACATCCCGGACCTGGTCGAAACACAGCGGGCGTCGGGCGCGGAGGTCGTCATCGGCAGCCGCTTTCTCGGCGATTCGGAGACGGACGCCCCGCTGTACCGCCGGTTCGGCCTCGTGGTCATCAACTCCATCGTGGGTGCCGGGCTCAAGTTCGGCTACTCCGTCTCGCGGATCCGGGACACACAGAGCGGGTTCCGGGCCTACGACGCGACGGCGGTCCGGACACTCGCCGAACGGGAGCTGAGCGACGGCATGGACGCCAGCATCGACATCCTGTTTCAGGCTGCCGATGAATCCTTCGAGTTTGCCGAGGTGCCAGTCGAGGTGACATACGACGTGGAGGAGGCAAACACCCACAACCCGATCCTCCACGGCGCCGTTCTCGTCCGGAACGCCGTCTCGCGGATCGTCCTCGACCGGCCGGGGCGGTCCCTCGGCGTCACGGGAACGCTCTGTCTGCTCGTCGGGGTGGCGCTCGGCGGCATCCTGGGGCTGAACACCCCCGTGACCGGGCTGATCCCCGGAGTGGTCGCCACGGCTCTCGTTCTCGCAGGGGGCAGTCTCATCGGAGCGGCCGTCGCCGTGGGTGGTCTCGCCGGGACCGATTGA
- a CDS encoding lipopolysaccharide biosynthesis protein encodes MREKIKALLSRVIPTGSVIQQSVKSGAWLGATNVLSRGLQIAMIVVLANLLDPADFGLMGIGLLVLSGLQKFSELGLDAAVIQRKEQNADEYLNTMWSLQLARGAVLAGIILLLAPVVGSVFGEPRATDVVRVFALSPVLIALRNPAIVYFEKNLDFHLEFLYQVSGAVTRFVVSVGWALVSPTVWALVVGLVASEFVMFVFSYVASDYRPWPEFEWERARELVNYGKWITANSVLYFLYGEGDDIVVGWLLSSTALGFYQTAYRLSNAPATEVSQVVSRVMFPTFSTIQDDTSALRKAYYRVLQVTMFVACPLAFGIAAVADVFVATFMGSEWLPMVTVMQVLAVYGLLRAFGKTYGPLWKATGRPDFITKFSALRVGLIAVLIVPGTLAFGIEGAALVIVGVGVVILPLSIYVLVGSIDGSYRRMLEEIGYPVLASSLMYAAVVLLQQQLAIESGMLGFLFLAAVGAAVYAALIGVFAFGLGWGIDKNLRSLLNAAT; translated from the coding sequence ATGAGAGAAAAGATCAAAGCGCTGTTGAGCCGGGTGATACCGACCGGGAGCGTCATCCAGCAGTCCGTCAAGAGCGGGGCGTGGCTGGGAGCGACCAACGTCCTCTCGCGCGGGCTGCAGATCGCCATGATCGTGGTCCTCGCGAACCTGCTCGACCCTGCAGATTTCGGGTTGATGGGGATCGGCCTCCTCGTCCTGAGTGGGCTGCAGAAATTCTCGGAGCTCGGCCTGGATGCGGCAGTGATCCAGAGAAAGGAGCAAAACGCCGACGAGTACCTGAACACAATGTGGTCGCTGCAGCTGGCACGCGGAGCTGTCCTGGCCGGCATTATCCTGCTGCTCGCGCCGGTGGTGGGGTCGGTCTTCGGCGAGCCCAGAGCCACCGACGTCGTTCGGGTGTTCGCGCTATCGCCGGTGCTGATCGCCCTCCGGAACCCGGCGATCGTCTACTTCGAAAAGAACCTGGACTTTCACCTGGAGTTTCTCTACCAGGTGAGCGGGGCGGTCACGCGCTTTGTCGTCTCAGTCGGGTGGGCACTCGTCTCCCCGACGGTGTGGGCACTGGTCGTCGGCTTGGTCGCGTCGGAGTTCGTGATGTTCGTCTTCTCCTACGTCGCCTCCGACTACCGCCCGTGGCCGGAGTTCGAGTGGGAGCGTGCCCGGGAACTGGTCAACTACGGGAAGTGGATCACGGCCAACTCGGTGCTGTACTTCCTGTACGGCGAGGGTGACGACATCGTCGTCGGCTGGCTCCTCTCCTCGACGGCGCTCGGCTTCTACCAGACGGCGTACCGCCTCTCCAACGCACCGGCGACCGAGGTCTCGCAGGTGGTCTCGAGAGTCATGTTTCCGACGTTCTCGACGATCCAGGACGATACCAGTGCGCTCCGGAAGGCGTACTACCGGGTCCTCCAGGTCACCATGTTCGTCGCCTGTCCGCTCGCGTTCGGCATCGCCGCCGTCGCGGACGTCTTCGTCGCAACGTTCATGGGCAGCGAGTGGCTGCCGATGGTGACGGTCATGCAGGTACTCGCCGTCTACGGGCTGCTCCGGGCGTTCGGGAAGACGTACGGCCCCCTCTGGAAGGCGACCGGGCGTCCCGACTTCATCACGAAATTCTCCGCCCTGCGGGTCGGGCTCATCGCCGTGCTGATCGTTCCCGGAACGCTCGCGTTCGGCATCGAAGGGGCCGCACTGGTGATCGTGGGCGTCGGGGTCGTCATACTGCCACTCAGCATTTACGTACTTGTCGGCTCCATCGACGGGTCCTACCGGCGGATGCTCGAGGAGATCGGCTACCCGGTGCTCGCGAGTAGCCTCATGTACGCGGCAGTCGTCCTCCTCCAGCAGCAGTTGGCAATCGAATCCGGGATGCTCGGCTTCCTGTTCCTGGCCGCTGTGGGCGCCGCCGTCTACGCCGCGCTGATCGGCGTCTTCGCGTTCGGGCTCGGGTGGGGTATCGACAAGAACCTGCGCTCGCTGCTGAACGCTGCGACGTGA
- a CDS encoding alginate lyase family protein, with translation MLGASVGAAAVGTQVASASAGPQHLQVPRPEDLCGTRPGDHHLALIEDLSALRGRGFYTGTSGSTWAFTGWLQQTEPTTVARGSVTPDSDASEPSRRLLQVRRPAELKSYKPTDQQFAFIEDASHEHSRGFYTGSAKGKWYFVGWLAQSEPSSAAGGKVETKQTASEPGNRMIQVRTPNRLRKHDPTDYHLAFIEDASHEHGRGFYAGGADGNWYFVGWLAQSPPSGTASDTVDPQGPECGAGGGAGDETGDGTDEEADDGTDEETGTDTLSNGAWQWYADRIDGYESEFGDEVTVAATGHGKNRWANFVTFDTRDFPEWIDGGDGRLFLPHIPMLPREENDAVGRATALRNLAAGEYNDKFRSMAEGFKSDGFTPETLVLRIGNEFNIKAQPYSPVGTGVTPETWAEGYRQIVDTCRDVLGEDLRTVWAPLIHSTQLSTEQALAHYPGADYAMVGADIYDSAPAYGRVGQAPDGIDYDSAGPADRATVQEYVWEETHLKGNKWGADGVGLSDVASLAAEVDRPVVVPEWGLSHDGYEWGGDVNPTFVRNMYEWMTEHDVPFHAYFEHDTSGVNHELFGDNEFDFAAATTEYRATFGGQSVSPPEDDDSEPVTSTNYVFVTDSELETQKERAEAGREPWASAYDNLISDAESALGGSLSSVTDDDGDHSLASENGRHDYRAAIEMSERARDCALAYRFTGEERFAERAVEVIHHWCLNDGTYMTPTVDIEKNAVTIEQHITIPGFIYAAALVRGHSAWDDYDGTCPWKGADAGDAEAAFAQWVRDRHDTFVPSQPSYCEFNNKWAWRITDRAASAAYLQDDEKMERAKCMWRAECLTCDDGKPRPWSDFVNNYKNSRSYSGSSDPNENALFKQELSRSTAFIYTAFNLKALTMPLLVFERYDSTSLYGFNAPTDNKDGSSLWKAYNWFEDYVQDTSAWKWNSGNLNARSVEEATSTFEHAYAHWGDFAGAINNPDKTGSRPHYDSQLLGHVTLTHGQD, from the coding sequence TTGCTCGGGGCCTCGGTCGGTGCTGCTGCCGTCGGAACGCAGGTCGCCTCGGCGAGCGCGGGCCCACAGCACCTGCAGGTCCCGCGACCGGAGGACCTCTGTGGCACTCGTCCGGGCGACCACCACCTCGCACTGATCGAGGACCTGTCCGCCCTCCGTGGCCGTGGCTTCTACACCGGGACGAGTGGCTCGACGTGGGCGTTCACCGGATGGCTCCAGCAGACGGAACCGACGACCGTCGCGCGCGGGTCAGTGACGCCGGATTCGGACGCGTCCGAACCGTCGCGACGGCTTCTGCAGGTCAGGCGCCCGGCAGAACTGAAATCGTACAAGCCGACCGACCAGCAGTTCGCGTTCATCGAGGACGCCTCACACGAACACAGTCGGGGCTTCTACACCGGCAGCGCCAAAGGCAAGTGGTACTTCGTGGGCTGGCTGGCCCAGAGCGAACCGTCGTCGGCCGCCGGCGGAAAGGTCGAGACGAAACAAACTGCCTCGGAGCCGGGCAACCGCATGATCCAAGTGCGGACGCCGAACCGCCTCCGGAAACACGACCCGACCGACTACCACCTCGCCTTCATCGAGGACGCCTCACACGAACACGGCCGGGGCTTCTACGCCGGCGGCGCCGACGGGAACTGGTACTTCGTGGGCTGGCTGGCTCAGTCCCCACCCTCCGGGACGGCCAGTGATACGGTCGACCCGCAGGGGCCGGAGTGTGGCGCCGGCGGCGGGGCCGGTGACGAGACCGGCGACGGGACCGACGAGGAGGCCGACGATGGGACTGACGAGGAGACCGGGACCGACACGCTGTCCAACGGCGCCTGGCAGTGGTACGCCGACAGAATAGACGGCTACGAATCCGAGTTCGGGGACGAAGTCACGGTCGCCGCGACCGGCCACGGCAAAAACAGGTGGGCGAACTTCGTCACCTTCGACACCCGGGACTTCCCGGAGTGGATCGACGGCGGCGACGGCCGCCTGTTCCTGCCACACATCCCGATGCTCCCCCGGGAGGAAAACGACGCCGTCGGACGGGCGACCGCTCTCCGCAACCTCGCTGCCGGCGAGTACAACGACAAGTTCCGGTCGATGGCCGAGGGGTTCAAATCGGACGGCTTCACGCCCGAAACACTCGTGCTCCGCATCGGCAACGAGTTCAACATCAAGGCACAGCCGTACTCGCCGGTCGGGACGGGCGTCACACCGGAGACCTGGGCCGAGGGGTACCGACAGATAGTCGATACCTGTCGTGACGTGCTCGGAGAGGACCTCCGTACCGTCTGGGCTCCGCTGATCCACTCCACACAGCTGTCCACGGAGCAGGCGCTGGCACACTACCCCGGGGCGGACTACGCGATGGTGGGCGCTGATATTTACGACAGCGCACCGGCCTACGGGAGGGTCGGCCAGGCTCCCGACGGGATCGACTACGACTCCGCCGGCCCGGCGGACCGCGCGACCGTCCAGGAGTACGTCTGGGAGGAAACCCATCTCAAGGGCAACAAGTGGGGAGCCGACGGCGTCGGCCTGTCGGACGTCGCCAGTCTCGCCGCCGAGGTTGACCGCCCGGTCGTCGTTCCGGAGTGGGGCCTGTCTCACGACGGCTACGAGTGGGGAGGGGACGTGAACCCGACGTTCGTCAGGAACATGTACGAGTGGATGACCGAGCACGACGTCCCGTTCCACGCCTACTTCGAACACGACACCTCGGGTGTGAACCACGAGCTGTTCGGGGACAACGAGTTCGACTTCGCGGCGGCGACGACCGAGTACAGGGCAACGTTCGGGGGACAGTCGGTGTCTCCCCCCGAGGACGACGACAGCGAGCCGGTGACATCGACGAACTACGTGTTCGTCACCGACAGCGAACTTGAGACACAGAAAGAGCGCGCCGAGGCCGGCAGGGAACCCTGGGCGAGCGCCTACGACAACCTCATCTCCGACGCGGAGAGTGCACTCGGTGGCTCACTGAGTTCCGTCACCGACGACGACGGGGACCACAGTCTCGCCTCGGAGAACGGCCGCCACGACTACAGAGCGGCCATCGAGATGTCCGAGCGTGCGCGGGACTGTGCGCTCGCCTACCGGTTCACGGGCGAGGAGCGGTTCGCCGAGCGCGCCGTCGAAGTCATCCACCACTGGTGTCTGAACGACGGCACCTACATGACACCGACCGTCGACATCGAGAAGAACGCGGTCACGATCGAGCAACACATCACTATCCCCGGGTTCATCTACGCCGCGGCGCTGGTCCGCGGACACTCCGCCTGGGACGACTACGACGGGACCTGCCCCTGGAAGGGGGCCGACGCCGGCGACGCCGAGGCTGCCTTCGCGCAGTGGGTCCGGGACCGTCACGACACGTTCGTCCCCTCCCAGCCCAGTTACTGCGAGTTCAACAACAAGTGGGCCTGGCGGATCACGGACAGGGCCGCCTCGGCGGCGTACCTGCAGGACGACGAAAAGATGGAACGCGCGAAGTGTATGTGGCGCGCGGAGTGTCTGACCTGTGACGACGGGAAGCCCCGCCCGTGGTCTGACTTCGTCAACAACTACAAGAACAGCCGCTCGTACAGCGGGTCGTCCGACCCGAACGAGAACGCGCTGTTCAAACAGGAGTTGAGCCGCTCGACCGCCTTCATCTACACCGCGTTCAACCTGAAGGCGCTGACGATGCCGCTGCTCGTCTTCGAGCGGTACGACAGCACCTCGCTGTACGGGTTCAACGCGCCGACGGACAACAAAGACGGCTCGAGCCTGTGGAAGGCCTACAACTGGTTCGAGGACTACGTCCAGGACACCTCGGCGTGGAAGTGGAACAGCGGGAACCTCAATGCCAGGTCCGTCGAGGAGGCGACGTCTACGTTCGAGCACGCCTACGCCCACTGGGGCGACTTCGCCGGCGCGATCAACAACCCGGACAAGACCGGGAGCCGGCCCCATTACGATTCGCAGCTGCTCGGGCACGTCACCCTGACCCACGGCCAGGACTGA
- a CDS encoding NAD-dependent epimerase/dehydratase family protein, translated as MTSSTDSPKHGASGEGDTPATDIPDGLAGKTVLVTGGAGFIGSHLAERLVDECSVRVLDDLSTGTAGAVPSDARLCRGDVRDEEAILDAVDGVDVVFHQAGLVSVSESVENPREAHTANATGTLQVLEGARREDARVVLASSAAIYGRPGEVPVPESAPKRPRSPYGVSKLSADHHARTYNDLYGLPTVVLRYFNVYGPTRGGDTAGVVDSFLRQARAGGPLTVHGDGTQTRDFVHVSDVVRANLRAGVTDRAGTAFNVGTGTAHSINDLAGTVRAVVGDVEVVHTGARDGDIEHSCADISRAREQLGYEPRVQLRSGLERLVTRQAAPEPVTDG; from the coding sequence ATGACCTCAAGCACGGACTCCCCGAAGCACGGGGCCTCAGGTGAGGGGGACACGCCGGCGACCGACATCCCGGACGGTCTGGCCGGGAAGACGGTGCTCGTGACGGGCGGTGCGGGGTTCATCGGCAGCCACCTCGCCGAGCGCCTGGTCGACGAGTGCTCCGTTCGGGTCCTCGACGACCTCTCGACGGGAACGGCGGGTGCCGTTCCGTCGGACGCACGGCTCTGCCGGGGCGACGTCCGCGACGAGGAGGCGATACTCGACGCGGTCGACGGCGTCGACGTCGTCTTCCACCAGGCGGGGCTGGTCAGCGTGTCCGAGTCCGTCGAGAACCCCCGCGAGGCTCACACCGCGAACGCCACGGGCACGCTGCAGGTACTCGAGGGCGCGCGGCGCGAGGACGCCCGTGTCGTACTGGCTTCGAGTGCGGCCATCTACGGTCGGCCCGGGGAGGTCCCCGTCCCGGAGTCGGCACCGAAACGTCCCCGTTCCCCCTACGGCGTCTCGAAGCTCTCGGCGGACCACCACGCCCGGACGTACAACGACCTCTACGGGCTCCCGACGGTCGTGCTCCGGTACTTCAACGTGTACGGCCCCACTCGCGGGGGCGACACCGCCGGGGTCGTCGACTCGTTTCTCCGGCAGGCCCGTGCGGGCGGGCCGCTGACCGTCCACGGGGACGGTACACAGACGCGGGACTTCGTCCACGTGAGCGACGTCGTTCGCGCCAACCTCCGGGCGGGGGTGACGGACAGGGCCGGAACGGCCTTCAACGTCGGCACCGGAACCGCCCACAGCATCAACGACCTGGCCGGTACCGTCAGGGCCGTCGTCGGGGACGTCGAGGTCGTCCACACTGGAGCCCGGGACGGCGACATCGAACACAGCTGTGCGGACATCTCCCGCGCCCGGGAGCAGCTCGGGTACGAGCCGAGGGTGCAGCTGCGCTCCGGACTGGAGCGACTCGTCACCCGACAGGCTGCCCCCGAGCCAGTCACCGACGGATAG
- a CDS encoding DUF7344 domain-containing protein, whose product MDENRPADATPEDAEKNTGRTAGADTRSGSETPDSPEKPTADELFEALARSCNRYVLHYLIQRDREVSLDELVEYVVTVVEPDEGETEGELRGAVRSEVTRSLAHLESLGFLTYDERTYTVRPSERTGVAELYLRLAVKELPAK is encoded by the coding sequence ATGGACGAGAACCGTCCGGCGGATGCCACACCGGAAGACGCCGAGAAAAACACGGGTCGGACTGCCGGCGCCGACACGCGAAGTGGCTCGGAAACTCCGGACTCCCCGGAGAAGCCGACCGCCGACGAACTCTTCGAGGCCCTCGCGCGGTCGTGTAACCGGTACGTGCTCCACTACCTGATCCAGCGCGACCGGGAGGTGTCTCTCGACGAGCTTGTCGAGTACGTGGTCACCGTCGTCGAGCCCGATGAGGGGGAGACAGAAGGGGAGCTGCGGGGAGCAGTCCGGTCGGAAGTCACTCGCTCGCTCGCGCATCTAGAGTCACTTGGTTTTCTCACCTACGACGAGCGGACCTACACCGTCCGCCCGTCCGAACGGACTGGTGTCGCCGAACTGTATCTCCGGCTCGCCGTCAAGGAACTCCCCGCGAAGTGA
- a CDS encoding glycosyltransferase family 2 protein has product MAYEAGFDVVVVMDGDGQMDPGILDSILDPVVSGKADYAKGTRLQHRAHAAGMSRWRLFGNLLLSFLTNLSSGYWGMADSQNGYTVISRGALGTIPVEELYDGYGFLNDILAALNMHGFRIAEVPHPAVYDEEESGIEYTSFVPRLSGLLLANFLRRMNRQYVSEGVHATVVCYAAGIVAFGVGVLNGVSGFLTGGVALVASLPTLIVLVAAPLLLLLGVALDIQQNRGLAYRSDAHTDLQGP; this is encoded by the coding sequence ATGGCCTACGAGGCCGGGTTCGATGTCGTCGTCGTCATGGACGGTGACGGACAGATGGACCCGGGCATCCTCGACAGCATCCTCGACCCCGTCGTCAGCGGGAAGGCCGACTACGCGAAGGGAACCCGGCTACAACACCGCGCCCACGCCGCCGGGATGTCCCGGTGGCGGCTGTTCGGGAACCTGTTGCTGTCCTTTCTCACCAACCTCTCGAGTGGTTACTGGGGGATGGCCGATTCCCAGAACGGGTACACAGTGATCTCCCGGGGGGCGCTCGGAACCATCCCCGTCGAGGAGCTCTACGACGGATACGGATTCCTGAACGACATTCTCGCGGCGCTGAACATGCACGGCTTCCGGATCGCGGAGGTCCCGCACCCGGCGGTCTACGACGAGGAGGAGAGCGGCATCGAGTACACAAGCTTCGTCCCCCGACTCTCCGGGCTGTTGCTGGCGAACTTCCTCCGCCGCATGAACCGGCAGTACGTCTCGGAGGGTGTCCACGCGACCGTCGTCTGCTACGCCGCCGGCATCGTCGCGTTCGGAGTGGGTGTCCTCAACGGAGTCTCCGGGTTTTTGACTGGCGGTGTGGCGCTCGTGGCATCGCTCCCGACACTCATCGTCCTGGTCGCTGCGCCGCTTTTGCTCCTGCTCGGTGTCGCACTCGACATCCAGCAGAACAGGGGGCTCGCCTACCGCTCGGACGCGCACACGGACCTGCAGGGACCGTGA
- a CDS encoding winged helix-turn-helix domain-containing protein: MSPDWDDVSFVISSRYRTAVLKRLAVGPATPSQIATDADVGISHVSRALQRLRDRELVELLVSDDRKKGRVYGLTEYGNSVWEKIEAENMV, from the coding sequence ATGAGCCCCGACTGGGACGACGTCAGCTTCGTCATCAGCTCGCGGTACCGGACGGCGGTGCTCAAGCGGCTCGCGGTCGGTCCGGCGACGCCCTCGCAGATCGCGACCGACGCCGACGTGGGGATCTCCCACGTCTCGCGGGCGCTCCAGCGCCTGCGCGACCGCGAACTGGTCGAGCTGCTCGTCTCCGACGACCGAAAGAAAGGGCGCGTCTACGGGCTGACGGAGTACGGCAACAGCGTCTGGGAGAAGATCGAGGCCGAGAACATGGTCTGA
- a CDS encoding DUF7344 domain-containing protein: protein MLASDTQLDQDVVFDILSSARRRYAISILNRRDEPMQLTELAEEIAALEMETSVDDLTKQQRKRVYVSLYQTHVPKMEEVGIVAYDADEGTVALADGVDAVDEFLTEPEETYPWHRYYLGVSLVAGGLLLLTVLDVAAFAALPDVLVAGATILAFLALAGIQYVTETRYSDSPPEIR, encoded by the coding sequence ATGCTCGCCTCGGACACACAACTCGACCAAGATGTCGTCTTCGATATCCTCAGCAGCGCGCGGAGACGCTACGCTATCTCCATCCTCAACCGCCGCGACGAACCGATGCAGCTGACGGAGCTGGCCGAGGAGATCGCTGCACTCGAGATGGAGACCTCCGTCGACGACCTCACCAAACAGCAGCGCAAGCGGGTCTACGTCTCGCTGTACCAGACCCACGTCCCAAAGATGGAGGAGGTCGGCATCGTCGCCTACGACGCCGACGAGGGAACCGTCGCACTCGCCGACGGGGTCGACGCGGTCGACGAGTTCCTCACCGAACCCGAGGAGACCTATCCCTGGCACAGATACTATCTCGGGGTGAGCCTGGTCGCGGGCGGACTCCTCCTGCTGACTGTGCTGGACGTCGCCGCCTTCGCCGCTCTCCCGGACGTGCTGGTCGCTGGCGCCACCATCCTGGCCTTTCTCGCTCTGGCCGGGATCCAGTACGTTACCGAGACGAGGTACAGCGACTCCCCGCCCGAGATCCGGTGA